A portion of the Anoxybacillus gonensis genome contains these proteins:
- a CDS encoding small acid-soluble spore protein H codes for MNITRAQQIAQSPDMKNVTYNGKAVYIEHVDVQTEMATIHFLNNPEKQQRVPISQLEEH; via the coding sequence ATGAACATCACACGTGCGCAACAAATTGCTCAGTCACCCGATATGAAAAATGTAACGTATAACGGAAAAGCCGTGTATATTGAACATGTCGATGTACAAACGGAAATGGCAACGATTCATTTTTTAAACAACCCAGAAAAACAACAGCGCGTTCCGATTTCACAGCTAGAGGAGCATTAA